From the Streptomyces sp. Tu 2975 genome, one window contains:
- a CDS encoding ROK family transcriptional regulator yields MRASPSTARAINDRLALELLQQKGPLTAGQLKTMTGLSRPTVADLVERLQGSGLIQVVGEAGADRRGPNARLYGIVADRAHLAALDVRTESVSVVVADLLGTRLAEASLPIGGDSEPDPVVQRAAALVESTSRNAGAAALHSVCVGAPGLIDPSTGELRDTTGLPAWHRMLVAALQQRLPARVIVENETNLAAVAEQRLGAAGDRESFAFLWLGQGVGAGIFLDGRLRRGASGGAGEIGFLPVPGTAGIPSAVDCAGGFHSLAGAAAIRELGERHGLVGETAAGVVAAAVAKDRGDFLDALADRLALGAAAVAAVLDPGCVVLGGETGHAGGEALASRVGSRVAALSPLPTQVRAGVLGDAAVLSGALLTAGESARGELFG; encoded by the coding sequence ATGCGCGCTTCCCCGAGCACCGCCCGGGCCATCAACGACCGGCTCGCCCTGGAACTCCTCCAGCAGAAGGGTCCGTTGACGGCAGGACAGCTGAAAACCATGACCGGCCTCTCCCGGCCCACCGTCGCCGACCTCGTGGAGCGGTTGCAGGGCTCGGGGCTCATCCAGGTGGTCGGCGAGGCGGGCGCCGACCGGCGCGGACCGAACGCCCGGCTGTACGGGATCGTCGCCGACCGCGCGCATCTCGCAGCGCTCGACGTACGCACCGAGAGCGTGTCCGTCGTCGTCGCGGACCTGCTCGGGACACGTCTCGCCGAAGCGTCTCTTCCCATCGGCGGCGACAGCGAGCCCGATCCCGTCGTGCAGCGTGCCGCCGCGCTGGTGGAGAGCACGTCCCGGAACGCCGGAGCCGCCGCACTGCACAGCGTCTGCGTCGGCGCGCCCGGTCTCATCGACCCGTCGACCGGCGAACTCCGCGACACGACCGGCCTGCCGGCCTGGCACCGCATGCTGGTGGCCGCGCTGCAGCAGCGGCTGCCCGCCAGGGTGATCGTCGAGAACGAGACCAACCTCGCGGCCGTGGCCGAACAGCGCCTCGGAGCCGCGGGCGACCGCGAATCGTTCGCGTTCCTCTGGCTGGGGCAGGGGGTCGGCGCGGGAATCTTCCTCGACGGACGGCTGAGGAGAGGGGCGTCCGGCGGGGCGGGCGAGATCGGCTTCCTGCCGGTGCCGGGCACGGCCGGCATCCCCTCCGCCGTCGACTGCGCCGGTGGCTTCCACTCGCTGGCCGGGGCGGCGGCGATCCGCGAACTGGGGGAGCGGCACGGGCTCGTGGGCGAGACGGCGGCAGGCGTGGTGGCGGCGGCCGTCGCCAAGGACCGCGGCGACTTCCTCGACGCCCTCGCCGACCGGCTCGCCCTCGGCGCGGCGGCGGTCGCCGCGGTCCTGGACCCCGGATGCGTGGTCCTCGGCGGCGAGACGGGCCACGCGGGCGGCGAGGCGCTGGCGTCGCGCGTCGGGTCCCGGGTGGCCGCCCTGTCCCCGCTGCCTACTCAGGTCCGGGCCGGTGTACTGGGCGACGCGGCCGTCCTGAGCGGCGCACTGCTGACGGCGGGGGAGTCTGCGCGGGGGGAGCTGTTCGGCTGA
- a CDS encoding chitinase C-terminal domain-containing protein, with translation MQSPTRTRAGASLLAAGAAAAALLAGMLSPGVSHAASQENCRPDGLHATPGVDVPYCSVYDTEGREKMGADHQRRVIGYFTGWRTGKNGQPAYLASDIPWDKVTHINYAFGHIDGSNRLSVGADGEKNAATGMTWPGVAGAEMDPATPYKGHFNLLNKFKKQHPDVKTLISVGGWAETGGYFDDNGVRVNSGGFYSMATNADGSVNQGGIDTFADSAVAFIKKYGFNGVDIDYEYPTSMKDAGHPADFPVSNARRGGLNKGYAALMRTLREKLDRAGAADGKHYMLTVAAPSSGYLLRGMETFQVQKYLDYVNIMSYDLHGAWNEYVGPNASLFDDGKDAELASANVYGSAQYGGIGYLNTDWAYHYFRGSMPAGRINIGLPYYTRGHKNVQGGTDGLWGKAAAASCPAGSGLTKCGDGAVGIDNLWHDKDDNGTESPAGSNPMWHAKNLEKGIVGDYVTQYGFPADTRLTGSYVRKYNSTLVAPWLWNAEKKVFLSTEDEQSVAAKADYVVDRGIGGTMVWELAGDYGWNAAKGQYEIGDTLTTSMYEKFKSAAPYGAKKSNTPLPTDVVDLAVDFTDFKLGDSNYPITPKLKITNNTTATLPGGTEFQFDHATAAPANASDQSGFGTKVIKSDHTGGNIGGLKGDFHRVSLKLPAWQSLAPGGTVELSFNYYLPVSTPSNWTVNIAGTTYALAGDLGRGTKLVEPGSDSSPSPSPTPSDPATPGACTAPAWNATSEYGGGVTVSHASHQWKSKWWTKGEEPGTTGEWGVWQDLGAC, from the coding sequence GTGCAGTCCCCCACCCGTACCAGAGCCGGGGCGTCCCTGCTCGCAGCCGGCGCTGCCGCAGCCGCGCTGCTGGCCGGCATGCTCTCCCCCGGCGTCTCCCACGCCGCGTCGCAGGAGAACTGCCGGCCCGACGGGCTCCACGCCACCCCCGGCGTCGACGTCCCGTACTGCTCGGTCTACGACACCGAGGGCCGCGAGAAGATGGGCGCGGACCACCAGCGCCGGGTCATCGGCTACTTCACCGGCTGGCGCACCGGCAAGAACGGGCAGCCCGCCTATCTCGCGTCCGACATCCCGTGGGACAAGGTCACCCACATCAACTACGCCTTCGGCCACATCGACGGGTCCAACAGGCTCTCGGTCGGCGCCGACGGGGAGAAGAACGCAGCGACGGGGATGACCTGGCCCGGCGTGGCCGGGGCGGAGATGGACCCGGCCACGCCGTACAAGGGCCACTTCAACCTGCTCAACAAGTTCAAGAAGCAGCACCCGGACGTGAAGACGCTGATCTCCGTCGGCGGGTGGGCGGAGACCGGCGGCTACTTCGACGACAACGGCGTACGGGTGAACTCGGGCGGCTTCTACTCGATGGCCACCAACGCCGACGGCTCGGTCAACCAGGGGGGTATCGACACCTTCGCCGACTCGGCCGTCGCCTTCATCAAGAAGTACGGCTTCAACGGCGTCGACATCGACTACGAGTACCCGACCTCGATGAAGGACGCCGGCCACCCGGCCGACTTCCCCGTCTCCAACGCCCGCCGGGGCGGCCTCAACAAAGGCTACGCGGCGCTGATGAGGACCCTGCGCGAGAAGCTCGACCGGGCCGGCGCGGCGGACGGCAAGCACTACATGCTCACGGTGGCAGCACCCTCGTCCGGCTATCTGCTGCGCGGCATGGAGACCTTCCAGGTCCAGAAGTACCTGGACTACGTCAACATCATGTCGTACGACCTGCACGGCGCCTGGAACGAGTACGTCGGGCCGAACGCCTCGCTCTTCGACGACGGCAAGGACGCCGAACTGGCCTCGGCGAACGTCTACGGCAGCGCGCAGTACGGCGGCATCGGCTACCTCAACACCGACTGGGCCTACCACTACTTCCGCGGCTCCATGCCGGCCGGCCGCATCAACATCGGCCTGCCGTACTACACCCGCGGCCACAAGAACGTGCAGGGCGGCACGGACGGCCTGTGGGGCAAGGCCGCCGCGGCCTCCTGCCCGGCCGGCTCCGGCCTCACCAAGTGCGGTGACGGCGCCGTCGGCATCGACAACCTGTGGCACGACAAGGACGACAACGGCACGGAGTCGCCGGCGGGCTCCAACCCGATGTGGCACGCCAAGAACCTGGAGAAGGGGATCGTCGGCGACTACGTCACGCAGTACGGCTTCCCCGCGGACACCCGGCTGACCGGCAGCTACGTGCGCAAGTACAACTCCACACTGGTCGCGCCCTGGCTCTGGAACGCCGAGAAGAAGGTCTTCCTCTCCACCGAGGACGAGCAGTCCGTGGCCGCGAAGGCGGACTACGTGGTCGACCGCGGCATCGGCGGCACGATGGTCTGGGAACTCGCGGGCGACTACGGCTGGAACGCGGCGAAGGGCCAGTACGAGATCGGCGACACGCTCACCACCTCGATGTACGAGAAGTTCAAGTCGGCCGCTCCGTACGGGGCGAAGAAGTCCAACACGCCGCTGCCCACCGACGTGGTGGACCTCGCCGTGGACTTCACCGACTTCAAGCTGGGCGACTCCAACTACCCCATCACGCCCAAGTTGAAGATCACCAACAACACCACGGCCACGCTGCCCGGCGGCACGGAGTTCCAGTTCGACCATGCGACCGCCGCACCGGCCAACGCCTCCGACCAGTCCGGGTTCGGCACCAAGGTGATCAAGAGCGATCACACCGGTGGCAACATCGGCGGTCTGAAGGGCGACTTCCACCGGGTGTCGCTGAAGCTCCCGGCCTGGCAGTCGCTGGCTCCCGGCGGCACGGTCGAGCTGTCCTTCAACTACTACCTGCCGGTCTCGACCCCGTCGAACTGGACGGTGAACATCGCCGGCACGACGTACGCCCTTGCCGGTGACCTGGGCCGCGGCACGAAGCTGGTCGAGCCCGGTTCCGACTCCTCCCCCTCGCCGTCCCCCACCCCGTCCGACCCGGCCACGCCAGGGGCGTGCACCGCGCCGGCGTGGAACGCGACGTCCGAGTACGGGGGCGGGGTGACCGTCTCCCACGCGTCGCACCAGTGGAAGTCGAAGTGGTGGACGAAGGGCGAGGAGCCCGGTACGACCGGGGAATGGGGTGTCTGGCAGGACCTCGGCGCCTGCTGA